CTGAGGCAACCCAGGCCGCGCTCACCGCCGCCATTGCTGCGCTCGTTCAAGAGCAGCAGCGCTCCGAGGCCTTGCTCAAGGATCTCGAGTTTCGCATCGCCGCGTTGCAGGAAGACCACCGGCAGGCTTCCGCCGCCACTGGCGAGGCCCTCGCCACCCGGCAACACACGGAGGAGTCCCTGCATCGCATTCAGGGCGAACTCGCCGCATGCGAAAAGGATCTCGCCACCCGCAGCGCCGAGCTTGCCGCCGAAACGCAACACCTGGATGAAACGAAGACGCGTCGGGCTGAAATCGAGCAGCAATGCCAGGATCTCGCCGGCACTGAGCAAAAACTCGCCGGAGTGAGGCAACAGCTTGCGGCCGCCGAGAAACAGCTCGCGGAGGTGCGGGCCGCCATCAAGGCCTCCGAGTCGCAGATCGTCTGCTTGAAATCCTCCATCAAAGGTCTTGAAGGCGAGGAAGGTGCGGCGAAGGGCCGCATCGAAGTCTTGCACGCACGTGAGAAAGACCTGCGCGCCGAACTCTCCAAACTCGCCGCGTCCGAACGCAGCGAACGCGCGCGTTTTGAGGAGGTTCGCCAGCTCGCCGCCGAGGCGGAAAAGGAGCACGCCACGCAGGAACAGCAGCTCACCTCCAACATCGAGGCCTCCCGCAGCGATCTGGCGGATCTCGTCTCCAAGCTCACTCCGTTGCGCGAGTGGAAGGAGGCCATGGATCAGCTTTATGCGCGCCTCGCCACCCTGCCGCAGGATTCTCCCGAGGCGCGAGAGCTTTGGCACGAGATCGAAAAAGAAAAGTCCGGACTCCTCGACCTTATCACCACCGCACGCACCCAGGCGCGCGCCGGTGTGCCCGAAGCGTCCCGCTCCAACGCACGCCCTGCCGTCCCGGTGAAAACCGACAGGCCTCGTACGGCCACCGGCAGTGTACTGCTTCCCGGCACTGCGCAGGAAACGACGCTTCGGTCGCGCCTCACTCACCTGCGCGAAAGCGTGCAGCGCGAGGAGTCCCGTCTCGAGCAACTGCGCCTCGAACGCACCCGTCATGAAACGCACCCGCGCCCCAGCCCCGCCGCCGATGCCATGATGCGCGAGCAAAGCCGGCACCTTGAAAGCAAAATTCGCCAGGAAGAGGAGCGCCACCACGCGTTGCTGCGCAATATGGAAGCCTCCCAGGCCGAGGAGGAAAAGCGGCGTGAAAGACTCGCCGACATGGAGCGAAAGCTCGCCGAAATGCGCGCCGACATCACCGAAGCCGAGCGCCAGCGCAGCAGCCTGCGACAGCAGGCGGACCTCGCCCAGACCGAACTTAAAAACTACGAAGCCGCCCTCGACCGCGTGATGAAGAAGACGAAGGAGTGATGCTCCACAGCACGCCGCCACGACCGTTCCCTGCATCATTTCACGAACGAAACAAAAGCCTGATTGATTCCACGCTCGTAATCGTCATTGCTGGCGCGGTTACCAGCGGTAAAAACTCCCCCATGGCAAAACTCACCTTTGTTCTCGAAGACGGACAGGAAGTGGTGGTTCCCCTCACGGAACGCATCACCATTGGTCGTGCCGAGGACAATGACGTCGTGGTGGACGACGAACGCATCTCGATGCAGCATGCCGAGCTGCTGCAGAACGCGGATGGCAGCATCCAGGTCTTCGATTTGAAGTCCGGCGCCGGCACCTTCGTCAACGGGGAGCGCAAGCTGAGCTGTACTCTCCTTCATGGCGACAATCTCGCCTTCGGTCCGCTGACCGCGCGGCTTGATCTGGAGGATCTGGACACATCCACGACGCAGGTTTCCGCACCACCAGAGAGCACGCCTGCAACTCCATCGCCCGACGCTGCAGACGCGGAAACAATCGCTCAACTGGAAGCGGAGAAAGAACGCCTGAAAGCCGAGGTGGATGCCATTGAAAATGAACTGCGCGACTGGGAGAAACGTGCTGAAAAGGAACGCGCCCTGCACCTCGCCCGCATCGAATCACTCCGCGCCGAGGAAGAACAGCTTTCTCCGCTGAGGACCGCCGTGCAGCAGGCCGAATCCGCCCACCACGAATGGATCGAGGCCATCCAGACGCTTTCCAGCCAGCATGAGAAACAATCTGCTGCCACGCAGCTTCTGGCAGACCAGCATCAGGAAAAAACGACATTGCTCCGGCAACTTGCCGCCGAAGCCGCCGCCGCCCAGCAGGAGATCGAAGATCTCACCGTGCAAAGGGATCAGGCGCGTGACCACCTCAAGCAGGTGCGTGATGAGTGCGAGCAGGACGAGGCGGTGCTGAACTCTCTGCGCCAGCAGATCATCGAGCATGAGACACGCATTCAGGAGGAGGAGGCCAAGCACGCCACGCTTGCCACCGCCAGTACCGCGCTTGGCGCCAAGCAGCAGCGCGCCGAGGCCGCCGTCAAAGATCTCGAATCCCTTCTCATGACCTTGGAGCAGGGCAACGCTGCCGCCGAAGGCTCGCTGCTCCGTGCGCAGGCCGACCTGGCCGCTCGTGAAAAAGATCTCGCTGCCCGCAGCACCGAACTCGCCGCTGAAAACCGGAGACTCGAGGAAACCAAGACGCGGCGTGCTGAAATCGAGCAGCAGTGCCAGGAACTCGCTGACACGAAGCAGCAACTTGCTGATGCCAGACAACGTCTTGCCGCCGTTGAGCAGCGCTATCGGGACGTGCAGACCAACGCCGACCAGGGAGGAGGACCTCAAATCGCCGCGCGGAAGACTGCCAAAGGAGACGCGCCCAAGTCTGCTCCGGAACCGGAACAAGCCGCCCAGCACGCGGATCTCACCCGCCAGATCGAAACTGCCCGGCGTGAACTCGCTGAACTCCAGGCAAAGATCGCCCCTCTGCGTGATTTGCAGACGGGCACGCTCGAAGCACGCGCCCTTGGTGGTGGACTGGAAACTGAACAGATCGCCGCGTTCATCTCCGCACCCCGCATCGTCCAGGTTGAGTCCGTCCGCCTCGCCCCCATCCCGATGAAGTCCGAGCGTGTTCGCAGTCCGGGCACCGGCAGCACGCCGCCAGCATCGAAGCCGGTCGCCACCAAGTCCGCCCCGCCCAAATCAAAGTCCAAGAAGAGCTGACCGCCCTTGGCCGCACGAATCCGCAGACTGCCTTCCGCCCCATGCCGGATGTCTTCACCAAAGCCAAGCGCAGCGAGGTGATGAGCTGCATCCGCTCACATGGCAACGCGGCGACGGAGCTGCGGCTGGTGAAATGGATGCGGGAGGCGGGGATCACAGGGTGGAGGCGGCAGCTTTCGTTGTCGGTCAAGGCCTCAAAGATCAAGAGGTTCAAGGTGCGGCCGGATTTTGTGTTTCGGCGCGAACGGGTGGCAGTGTTTGTCGATGGCTGTTTCTGGCACGCCTGCCCAAGGCATGCGACGCGTCCGAAGCAGAACCGGAAGTTCTGGGACGCCAAGATCGAACGGAATCAAAAGCGCGATCTCCTCGTGACCCGCGAACTACGCAAGGCCGGCTGGACGGTGCTGCGTCTCTGGGAATGTGCGCTGACGAAGAAACGGCAGGCGAGCACGCTGGCGCGGCTGCGCCGGGTCTTGGGCAAACAGTGAGCTAAGGCTGCGAACCATCTTGTCAGCCACTCGTTCCCGCAGAGAATGGCAGGAATCATGAAGATCGACGCACTGGCCCGACTCGAACGTTATGCAAAACGCATCGCGGAAATCGCCGCCGTGCTGGGAAAGTACGGGCTCGCCGATCTTTTTGGCGGGTTCAAATACGCCTGGCTGCAGGACCGGCTGAAAAGCGCGGACGGACAGTCGCTCACCGAGGGAGTGACGCAGGCGGCCCGCGCGCGCATGGCGCTGACAGAGCTGGGCACCACCTTCATCAAGTTGGGCCAGATGCTCAGCACCCGTGCGGACCTGCTGGGACCGGAGCTGACGGAGGAGCTCTCCCAATTGCAATCCAACGTGCCGCCCGATGCCGCTAACGTGGC
Above is a genomic segment from Prosthecobacter sp. containing:
- a CDS encoding FHA domain-containing protein — translated: MAKLTFVLEDGQEIVVPLAERVTLGRAEDNDVVVDDDRISKRHAEVVLNADGSIQVFDSNSTAGTFVNGERVRSHTITHGDRLAFGPLTAVLDLEEHAANGNGAKSPPAPGKLVKGGKIGARKKGKGAGKDLAADRATALPAEEILARRQAEQQEAADMLEETKTRLQAEVDAVQKELRDWQERSEEERGVLEETKARLQTEIAAAQKEFGDWQQRAEKERNMHNSRVETLRSAEERLVPMKAAVEQAEAAHDEWLKAIKALSVQHDERIATLQRLAVQHDQKAADLQLLADDEATARRELETLATHRDQTLAHLQQVRTECARDETILDGLRGQLAELEERCQESRELAEARVDQVKGAEKKLDQLSQRRAQTEAHIKELSGTEERLVQALARCRESEATQAALTAAIAALVQEQQRSEALLKDLEFRIAALQEDHRQASAATGEALATRQHTEESLHRIQGELAACEKDLATRSAELAAETQHLDETKTRRAEIEQQCQDLAGTEQKLAGVRQQLAAAEKQLAEVRAAIKASESQIVCLKSSIKGLEGEEGAAKGRIEVLHAREKDLRAELSKLAASERSERARFEEVRQLAAEAEKEHATQEQQLTSNIEASRSDLADLVSKLTPLREWKEAMDQLYARLATLPQDSPEARELWHEIEKEKSGLLDLITTARTQARAGVPEASRSNARPAVPVKTDRPRTATGSVLLPGTAQETTLRSRLTHLRESVQREESRLEQLRLERTRHETHPRPSPAADAMMREQSRHLESKIRQEEERHHALLRNMEASQAEEEKRRERLADMERKLAEMRADITEAERQRSSLRQQADLAQTELKNYEAALDRVMKKTKE
- a CDS encoding FHA domain-containing protein, whose amino-acid sequence is MAKLTFVLEDGQEVVVPLTERITIGRAEDNDVVVDDERISMQHAELLQNADGSIQVFDLKSGAGTFVNGERKLSCTLLHGDNLAFGPLTARLDLEDLDTSTTQVSAPPESTPATPSPDAADAETIAQLEAEKERLKAEVDAIENELRDWEKRAEKERALHLARIESLRAEEEQLSPLRTAVQQAESAHHEWIEAIQTLSSQHEKQSAATQLLADQHQEKTTLLRQLAAEAAAAQQEIEDLTVQRDQARDHLKQVRDECEQDEAVLNSLRQQIIEHETRIQEEEAKHATLATASTALGAKQQRAEAAVKDLESLLMTLEQGNAAAEGSLLRAQADLAAREKDLAARSTELAAENRRLEETKTRRAEIEQQCQELADTKQQLADARQRLAAVEQRYRDVQTNADQGGGPQIAARKTAKGDAPKSAPEPEQAAQHADLTRQIETARRELAELQAKIAPLRDLQTGTLEARALGGGLETEQIAAFISAPRIVQVESVRLAPIPMKSERVRSPGTGSTPPASKPVATKSAPPKSKSKKS
- a CDS encoding very short patch repair endonuclease; translated protein: MPDVFTKAKRSEVMSCIRSHGNAATELRLVKWMREAGITGWRRQLSLSVKASKIKRFKVRPDFVFRRERVAVFVDGCFWHACPRHATRPKQNRKFWDAKIERNQKRDLLVTRELRKAGWTVLRLWECALTKKRQASTLARLRRVLGKQ